One Aegilops tauschii subsp. strangulata cultivar AL8/78 chromosome 7, Aet v6.0, whole genome shotgun sequence genomic window carries:
- the LOC109765555 gene encoding uncharacterized protein gives MYHPTRGGVRGGRDQFKWDDVKVDKHRENYLGHSVKAPVGRWQKGKDLLWYTRDKQSDSEDAMKEEIRRVKEEEEQAMREALGLAPKRSSRPKGNRLDKHEYAELIKRGSTAEDLGAGHAEAAQVQGLGLYKAPHNEEEPSSLSPDPPGTEPEQIDFAPATKQEDSEDDRKGKRRREERRGDREKERRREKHYEGKERKRDKYESRHDSEDREKRHRKDKQKRRHDSD, from the exons ATGTACCATCCCACGAGAGGCGGCGTCCGCGGCGGGCGAGATC AATTCAAATGGGATGATGTGAAGGTTGACAAGCACCGGGAGAATTACCTTGGTCATAGTGTTAAGGCTCCTGTTGGTAGATGGCAGAAAG GGAAGGACTTGTTGTGGTATACAAGGGATAAGCAATCTGACTCAGAAGACGCTATGAAGGAAGAAATTAGGAGAGTGAAAGAGGAGGAGGAACAGGCCATGCGTGAGGCACTTGGCTTAGCTCCCAAGCGTAGCAGTCGACCAAAAGGCAATCGTTTAGATAAGCATGAATATGCTGAGCTAATAAAGAGGGGATCTACCGCAGAGGATTTGGGAGCCGGCCATGCTGAAGCAGCACAAGTGCAAGGATTAGGTTTATACAA GGCTCCTCACAACGAGGAAGAACCAAGCTCTCTTAGTCCTGACCCTCCTGGAACGGAGCCTGAGCAGATTGACTTTGCACCTGCAACGAAGCAGGAAGATTCTGAAGATGATAGGAAGGGGAAAAGGCGGCGCGAAGAGAGGAGAGGGGACAGAGAAAAAGAGCGGAGGCGTGAAAAGCACTATGAGGGAAAAGAGAGGAAGCGAGACAAGTATGAGAGTAGACACGACTCGGAGGACAGGGAGAAGCGCCACCGCAAGGATAAGCAGAAGAGGAGGCATGATTCTGATTAA